In Natronococcus occultus SP4, the following proteins share a genomic window:
- a CDS encoding potassium channel family protein: MATDPLRVIIVGGGRVGYRAGRLLDGYGHEVVVIEKDPSRCEEIADQLPTVIEADATLPPVLREADPGASDVIAALTEDGATNLAVCLAAQRMNESIYMVLRTDTESRHEYGELVDGVVYPEAAGARLIANEIVGNAPRVFNAVTGDIEIVRVEVGADAPLAGETLADATLPDGCLVITDADASNVAGAETVLEPDCQYIVAVDPDDFDAVVELLSGTVRTVGGGP, translated from the coding sequence ATGGCTACAGATCCGTTACGTGTGATCATCGTCGGCGGCGGACGCGTCGGCTACCGCGCGGGTCGACTGCTCGACGGCTACGGCCACGAGGTGGTTGTGATCGAGAAAGACCCGTCCCGGTGCGAGGAGATCGCCGACCAGCTCCCGACCGTGATCGAGGCCGACGCGACGCTGCCGCCGGTGCTCCGGGAGGCCGATCCGGGAGCCAGCGACGTGATCGCCGCGCTCACCGAGGACGGCGCGACGAACCTGGCGGTCTGTTTGGCAGCCCAGCGCATGAACGAGTCGATCTACATGGTTCTTCGGACCGACACCGAGTCCAGACACGAGTACGGCGAACTGGTCGACGGCGTCGTCTACCCCGAGGCGGCCGGCGCGCGGCTCATCGCGAACGAGATCGTCGGCAACGCACCCCGGGTGTTCAACGCCGTGACCGGCGACATCGAGATCGTTCGGGTAGAAGTCGGAGCGGACGCCCCGCTGGCCGGGGAGACCCTCGCCGACGCGACACTTCCCGACGGCTGTCTCGTCATCACCGACGCCGACGCGAGCAACGTCGCCGGAGCCGAGACCGTCCTCGAGCCGGACTGCCAGTACATCGTTGCCGTCGATCCCGACGACTTCGACGCGGTCGTCGAGCTCCTCTCGGGAACGGTCAGAACGGTCGGCGGCGGTCCCTGA
- a CDS encoding DUF5817 family protein: protein MYAVVGCSECSHLWMIEGRSETIQCPRCGSRKAYERRKKFVETEDPNHARDVRASMLANRQEEGEAFAKLDSFAELGREVADGVVDDETYLEESGLDADELAAAGERDPRGSTDSGSKKEIVERALEELDRPTEDEVVDYASEHGVSAGYVEDALAKLTRRGEVSESRGRYRRL from the coding sequence ATGTACGCCGTCGTCGGCTGCAGCGAGTGTTCGCACCTCTGGATGATCGAGGGCCGCTCCGAGACGATCCAGTGTCCTCGTTGCGGTTCCCGGAAAGCCTACGAGAGACGCAAGAAGTTCGTCGAGACCGAGGACCCGAACCACGCCCGCGACGTTCGGGCTTCGATGCTTGCCAACCGCCAGGAGGAAGGCGAGGCCTTCGCGAAGCTGGATTCCTTCGCGGAGCTCGGACGGGAGGTCGCCGACGGCGTCGTCGACGACGAGACGTACCTCGAGGAGTCGGGGCTGGACGCCGACGAACTCGCGGCCGCGGGCGAACGCGACCCCCGCGGCTCGACCGACAGCGGCAGCAAGAAAGAGATCGTCGAGCGGGCCCTCGAGGAACTCGATCGGCCGACCGAGGACGAGGTCGTCGACTACGCGAGCGAGCACGGGGTATCGGCGGGCTACGTCGAGGACGCCCTCGCGAAGCTGACCAGGCGCGGCGAGGTCAGCGAGAGCCGCGGTCGGTACCGCCGACTCTGA
- a CDS encoding cupin domain-containing protein: MERVSLSDTDSSEAADGVHLAIMAGAEEMNVQHFEIEPGATVEEHSHPHEQTGFIYEGELTFHSDGEELVCGPGDSYAIPGEQSHAAENRGDETVRGVDVFSPPRESPAWQD, translated from the coding sequence ATGGAACGCGTTTCCCTCTCCGATACCGACTCCTCGGAGGCAGCCGACGGCGTTCACCTCGCGATCATGGCCGGCGCCGAGGAGATGAACGTCCAGCACTTCGAGATCGAACCCGGCGCGACCGTCGAAGAACACAGCCACCCCCACGAGCAGACGGGCTTTATCTACGAGGGTGAGCTGACTTTCCACAGCGACGGCGAGGAGCTCGTCTGTGGCCCGGGCGATTCGTACGCGATCCCCGGGGAGCAGTCCCATGCCGCCGAGAACCGCGGCGACGAGACGGTCCGGGGCGTCGACGTCTTCAGCCCGCCTCGCGAGAGTCCGGCCTGGCAGGACTGA
- a CDS encoding NRAMP family divalent metal transporter, producing the protein MGTETRSPDRWSVARVTDYLGRLGPTWLAGAIAAGPATMVSLLVAGASFGYTLLWVVVLSAILGTVGQYLAMRLGLLTEAGIVAVVEDHLGPFWAWVLVIDAVLAAGLAQLAIMKTLADVSATIVGTAGVAALADPRLWGVIWAIILALGLAGGGYRVAELGAKLLVSLVVLAFVASAFVVPIDPAEAATGLVPSMPAGVGGAVVAAGVLGGAVHITLLTMQSYTMRARGWTERDRGIARFDVVSSMLVAFGIFSLAVFLVAASVLPGVVDPATLDEIQAAQALGPIAGEYATWLFLLGLWGAAVSTLGGNTIVPPYLLADKLGWEQSVDDPRYRVTLVVVALASAIGAFLGGAFFDLLVLVLAFGLVGTPFALAVILALLNDPDAVGETNSVLENLGGLVLFTVAVVLAGEFVLEELPAAATGDPTALFVVAFAAAMALAVVGLVGTTVRGRYRSRSG; encoded by the coding sequence ATGGGTACCGAGACGCGATCGCCGGATCGATGGAGCGTCGCACGCGTGACGGACTACCTCGGACGGCTGGGACCGACCTGGCTCGCGGGCGCGATCGCCGCGGGGCCGGCGACGATGGTCAGCCTGCTCGTCGCGGGCGCGAGCTTCGGCTACACCCTGCTGTGGGTCGTCGTGCTCTCGGCGATCCTGGGAACCGTCGGCCAGTATCTCGCGATGCGACTCGGCCTGCTCACCGAGGCGGGGATCGTCGCCGTCGTCGAGGACCATCTCGGCCCGTTCTGGGCCTGGGTGCTCGTGATCGACGCCGTCCTCGCGGCGGGGCTCGCACAGCTGGCGATCATGAAGACGCTGGCAGACGTCAGCGCAACGATCGTCGGCACGGCCGGCGTCGCCGCGCTGGCCGATCCCCGGCTGTGGGGCGTCATCTGGGCGATAATTCTCGCGCTGGGACTTGCGGGCGGCGGCTACAGGGTGGCCGAACTCGGCGCGAAGCTGCTGGTATCGCTCGTGGTGCTGGCGTTCGTCGCCTCGGCTTTCGTCGTCCCGATCGATCCCGCCGAGGCTGCGACCGGGCTCGTCCCCTCGATGCCGGCTGGCGTCGGCGGGGCGGTCGTCGCCGCGGGGGTGTTGGGCGGCGCCGTCCACATCACGCTGCTGACGATGCAGAGCTACACGATGCGCGCTCGAGGGTGGACCGAGCGCGACCGCGGAATCGCGCGTTTCGACGTCGTGAGCTCGATGCTCGTCGCCTTCGGGATCTTCAGCCTCGCGGTCTTTCTCGTCGCGGCGAGCGTGCTACCGGGGGTCGTCGATCCCGCGACGCTCGACGAGATCCAGGCCGCCCAGGCGCTGGGACCGATCGCGGGCGAGTACGCGACCTGGCTGTTCCTGTTGGGGCTGTGGGGCGCCGCAGTTTCGACGCTCGGCGGAAACACGATCGTGCCGCCGTACCTGCTGGCCGACAAGCTCGGCTGGGAGCAGTCCGTCGATGACCCGCGCTACCGGGTCACACTCGTCGTCGTCGCGCTCGCCTCGGCGATCGGCGCCTTCCTCGGGGGCGCCTTTTTCGACCTCCTCGTGCTCGTGCTCGCGTTCGGCCTCGTCGGGACCCCGTTCGCGCTCGCGGTGATCCTCGCCCTACTGAACGATCCCGACGCCGTCGGCGAGACCAACTCCGTTCTCGAGAACCTCGGCGGGCTCGTCCTCTTTACGGTCGCGGTCGTGCTGGCGGGCGAGTTCGTCCTCGAGGAGCTTCCGGCGGCGGCCACAGGGGATCCGACCGCGCTGTTCGTCGTCGCCTTCGCCGCGGCGATGGCGCTCGCGGTCGTCGGCCTCGTCGGAACCACGGTTCGGGGGCGATACCGCAGCCGATCGGGGTAG
- a CDS encoding GNAT family N-acetyltransferase, producing the protein MIETRVVDSDAEREDALAVRHAVFVEEQGVDEDLEYDEHDSDAVHVVAYDGDEAVGAARLRDLEDGVGKVERVAVLEPRRGEGIGRKLMAVLERRARADGFDELKLHSQIHAADFYTDLEYEQYGEAFEEAGIPHVKMRKML; encoded by the coding sequence ATGATCGAGACCCGCGTCGTCGACTCCGACGCCGAGCGCGAGGACGCCCTCGCCGTTCGCCACGCGGTGTTCGTCGAGGAACAGGGCGTCGACGAGGACCTCGAGTACGACGAACACGACTCCGATGCCGTCCACGTCGTCGCCTACGACGGCGACGAGGCGGTCGGCGCCGCACGACTGCGCGACCTCGAGGACGGCGTCGGCAAGGTCGAGCGGGTGGCCGTCCTCGAACCACGGCGGGGCGAGGGGATCGGTCGGAAGCTGATGGCCGTCCTCGAGCGGCGGGCTCGAGCAGACGGGTTCGACGAGCTGAAACTCCACTCCCAGATCCACGCGGCCGACTTCTATACGGACCTGGAGTACGAGCAGTACGGCGAGGCGTTCGAGGAGGCGGGTATCCCGCACGTGAAGATGCGGAAAATGCTGTAG
- a CDS encoding polysaccharide deacetylase family protein has protein sequence MRRRNLLSATGLALAGGVATTYGLSASEDDPANDADRNASREDRSREPTAKSERAEPDSETDERSSEIADSEGMLVFTYDDSPIEDYTLSYDVHREYDVPGCVAACPGLMGTDDAYLDPGQLREMQANGWGVMSHTYYHRSLGRIRLTEPAHTGDERLYVEANRHGAIADDPLVIFDDKSETTATVAGSGSDSVGEYVELADPIAEDVDASGYVRYPEALMRDVLQKTDAQLEAWGLDVTGFVYTYGRYHGVIEELVRDHHDAVANHRYGGGHNELEGLDPTTMQRMYVETDKASEDDVDAFMETAADEDVLAIVGGHSQFDTLTEDRLRYTIESALEHDLAIVTMEEALAEVGKL, from the coding sequence ATGCGACGACGGAATCTGTTGTCGGCGACTGGCCTCGCGCTCGCCGGGGGCGTCGCCACGACGTACGGACTCTCGGCGTCGGAGGACGACCCCGCGAACGACGCCGATCGAAACGCGAGCCGCGAGGACCGCTCTCGGGAGCCGACCGCCAAAAGCGAGCGCGCCGAGCCCGACTCCGAGACGGACGAGCGGTCGAGCGAAATCGCCGACAGCGAGGGCATGCTCGTCTTTACGTACGACGACAGCCCGATCGAAGACTACACACTCAGTTACGACGTTCACCGGGAGTACGACGTCCCCGGCTGCGTCGCGGCCTGTCCGGGACTGATGGGAACGGACGACGCCTACCTCGATCCCGGACAGCTCCGGGAGATGCAGGCCAACGGCTGGGGAGTCATGTCCCACACCTACTACCACCGCTCGCTCGGCCGCATTCGCCTGACCGAGCCCGCCCACACGGGCGACGAGCGCCTCTACGTCGAAGCCAACCGTCACGGTGCCATCGCGGACGATCCCCTCGTGATCTTCGACGACAAGAGCGAAACGACCGCGACGGTCGCCGGCAGCGGGAGCGATTCGGTCGGGGAGTACGTCGAGCTTGCCGATCCGATCGCCGAGGACGTCGACGCGTCGGGCTACGTCAGGTATCCCGAGGCGCTCATGCGGGACGTCCTCCAGAAGACCGACGCGCAGCTCGAAGCGTGGGGACTGGACGTCACTGGGTTCGTCTACACCTACGGGCGCTACCACGGTGTGATCGAGGAGCTCGTCCGCGACCACCACGACGCGGTCGCGAACCACCGCTACGGCGGGGGCCACAACGAGCTCGAGGGGCTCGATCCGACGACGATGCAGCGGATGTACGTCGAGACAGACAAGGCAAGCGAGGACGACGTCGACGCGTTCATGGAGACTGCCGCGGACGAGGACGTCCTCGCGATCGTCGGCGGCCACTCGCAGTTCGACACCCTCACCGAGGACCGACTGCGCTACACGATCGAATCGGCCCTTGAGCACGACCTCGCGATCGTCACGATGGAAGAGGCGCTCGCCGAGGTCGGGAAGCTGTAG
- a CDS encoding polysaccharide deacetylase family protein — protein sequence MRRRRVLVLGGASAASGAAYWFSGRSSEELARDERDREAVDTERDDDGSEPSDEDGSADETEPENGESILADSKGMVVFTYDDSPIEDYTLAYEVHSEYDVPGCTAACPGYMKRRDDYLDPDQLREMQADGWGVMSHTYRHRSLGRIGLAGPAHAGDDRLSVEANRHGAIEGDPLVVFDDEGETAATVAGRGSDSSGQYVELEAPLSEDVDESGYVRHPESFIRDVLRKTDAQLEAWGLDVTGFVYPYGRYHGVAEEVVRDRYEAVANHRYGGGHNELEGLDPTAMRRRYVETDRATEDDVDAFMETAADEDVLAIVGAHTQYDTLTEQRVRYTIESALEHDLAIVTMEEALAELERR from the coding sequence ATGCGACGACGACGGGTTCTCGTTCTCGGCGGCGCGTCCGCCGCGAGTGGCGCCGCGTACTGGTTCTCCGGGCGAAGCTCCGAGGAGCTGGCTCGGGACGAGCGAGACCGGGAGGCGGTCGATACCGAACGCGACGACGACGGCTCGGAGCCGTCCGACGAGGACGGGAGCGCCGACGAGACCGAGCCAGAGAACGGAGAGTCGATCCTCGCGGACAGCAAGGGGATGGTCGTCTTCACGTACGACGACAGTCCGATCGAGGACTACACGCTCGCCTACGAGGTCCACAGCGAGTACGACGTCCCCGGCTGCACGGCGGCCTGTCCGGGGTACATGAAACGGCGTGACGACTACCTCGACCCGGACCAGCTCCGGGAGATGCAGGCCGACGGCTGGGGAGTCATGTCACACACCTACCGTCACCGCTCGCTCGGCCGAATCGGCCTGGCCGGGCCTGCTCACGCGGGCGACGATCGTCTCTCCGTCGAGGCCAACCGTCACGGCGCCATCGAGGGCGATCCGCTCGTGGTCTTCGACGACGAGGGTGAGACGGCCGCGACGGTCGCAGGACGGGGCAGTGACTCGAGCGGGCAGTACGTCGAGCTCGAGGCGCCGCTATCCGAGGACGTCGACGAGTCGGGCTACGTCAGGCACCCCGAGTCGTTCATCCGAGACGTCCTCCGGAAGACCGACGCGCAGCTCGAAGCGTGGGGACTGGACGTCACGGGCTTTGTCTACCCGTACGGCCGGTACCACGGCGTCGCCGAGGAGGTCGTCCGCGATCGCTACGAGGCGGTCGCGAACCACCGCTACGGCGGGGGCCACAACGAGCTCGAGGGGCTCGATCCGACGGCGATGCGACGGCGGTACGTCGAGACCGACAGGGCCACCGAGGACGACGTCGACGCGTTCATGGAGACTGCCGCGGACGAGGACGTCCTCGCGATCGTCGGCGCTCACACCCAGTACGACACTCTCACCGAGCAGCGCGTCCGTTACACGATCGAATCGGCCCTCGAGCACGACCTCGCGATCGTCACGATGGAGGAGGCGCTCGCCGAACTCGAGCGTCGATAG
- the icd gene encoding isocitrate dehydrogenase (NADP(+)), producing the protein MSYDKIEVPEDGEKITLKEGTDDELEVPDNPIIPIIYGDGVGSDVGPAAQKVLEAAAEKTGREINWMRVYAGESAREKYDENLPDETVEAIKEHRVAIKGPLTTPVGAGFRSLNVGLRKLLDLYANVRPTYHLDGVPSPVSNPEEMDMVTFRENTEDVYAGIEWEEGTDEVEEVKEFVEEDMGFDDVIHDGPVGIGVKPITEFGTKRLVRRAIDYALEHDRDSVTLVHKGNIMKFTEGQFRDWGYEVAEEEYGDEVITEDTLWEEQDGEAPEDTLVVNDRIADNMLQQVLTRTDNYDVLATMNLNGDYISDACGAQIGGLGIAPGANFGDGRLLAEPVHGSAPKYEGQDKVNPTAMILSGRMMLEYLGWDDAADLVRDAVEETISSGKVTYDLERQLEDAEKLATSEFADEVVENIEKLS; encoded by the coding sequence ATGAGCTACGACAAGATCGAGGTCCCCGAGGATGGGGAGAAGATCACGCTGAAGGAGGGAACCGACGACGAGCTGGAGGTCCCCGACAACCCGATCATCCCGATCATCTACGGCGACGGCGTCGGCAGCGACGTCGGCCCGGCCGCCCAGAAGGTCCTCGAGGCCGCTGCCGAGAAGACCGGCCGCGAGATCAACTGGATGCGCGTCTACGCCGGCGAGTCCGCCCGCGAGAAGTACGACGAGAACCTCCCCGACGAGACCGTCGAGGCAATCAAGGAACACCGCGTCGCGATCAAGGGCCCGCTGACGACGCCCGTCGGCGCCGGCTTCCGCTCGCTGAACGTCGGTCTGCGCAAGCTGCTCGATCTGTACGCGAACGTTCGTCCGACCTACCACCTCGACGGCGTTCCCTCGCCGGTCTCGAACCCCGAGGAGATGGACATGGTCACCTTCCGTGAGAACACGGAGGACGTCTACGCCGGCATCGAGTGGGAGGAAGGCACCGACGAGGTCGAGGAAGTCAAGGAGTTCGTCGAGGAGGACATGGGCTTCGACGACGTCATCCACGACGGCCCCGTCGGCATCGGCGTCAAGCCGATCACGGAGTTTGGCACCAAGCGACTCGTCCGTCGCGCCATCGACTACGCCCTCGAGCACGACCGCGACTCGGTCACGCTGGTTCACAAGGGCAACATCATGAAGTTCACCGAGGGCCAGTTCCGCGACTGGGGCTACGAGGTCGCCGAAGAGGAGTACGGCGACGAGGTCATCACCGAGGACACCCTCTGGGAGGAGCAGGACGGCGAGGCTCCCGAGGACACGCTGGTCGTCAACGACCGAATCGCGGACAACATGCTCCAGCAGGTGCTGACTCGGACGGACAACTACGACGTGCTGGCGACGATGAACCTCAACGGGGACTACATCTCCGACGCCTGTGGTGCCCAGATCGGCGGTCTCGGCATCGCGCCCGGCGCCAACTTCGGCGACGGTCGCCTGCTGGCCGAGCCCGTCCACGGCTCCGCGCCCAAGTACGAGGGCCAGGACAAGGTCAACCCGACCGCGATGATCCTCTCGGGCCGCATGATGCTCGAGTATCTCGGCTGGGACGACGCCGCGGATCTCGTGCGCGACGCCGTCGAGGAGACCATCTCCTCGGGTAAGGTCACCTACGACCTCGAGCGCCAGCTCGAGGACGCCGAGAAGCTCGCCACCAGCGAGTTCGCCGACGAGGTCGTCGAGAACATCGAAAAACTGTCCTAG
- a CDS encoding isoaspartyl peptidase/L-asparaginase: MQVLVHGGAGSTPQEPDARQAVLDEAAASGREQSDPVEAVTAAIGVLESSPRFNAGVGSAVQSDGEIRTDAGIMTNERDVGAACSMPGVERAVAVARLVMEETPHGFVSGDYAVSLAEDYGIETGVDLWAERTRERWADLEPPEDGPRSELEWIRERYGRTDPDGRDEDGANDADTADLDHDTVGAVAIDGEDLAAATSTGGRWLALAGRVGDVPQVGSGFYCCPSAAVSATGAGEDIARVTLSRRVAGHVERGLDADAAAELGIEEFAELTGSTAGVIAIDARGQLGSAYNSDGMQTARATDRST; encoded by the coding sequence ATGCAGGTGCTCGTACACGGCGGTGCCGGCAGCACGCCACAGGAACCTGACGCGCGACAGGCGGTGCTCGACGAGGCCGCGGCGAGCGGCCGGGAGCAGAGCGACCCCGTCGAGGCGGTTACGGCCGCGATCGGCGTCCTCGAGTCCTCGCCACGGTTCAACGCGGGGGTCGGCAGCGCCGTCCAGAGCGACGGCGAGATCCGTACCGACGCGGGGATCATGACCAACGAACGGGACGTCGGTGCGGCCTGTTCGATGCCTGGCGTCGAGCGGGCCGTCGCGGTCGCCCGGCTTGTGATGGAGGAGACGCCCCACGGCTTCGTCTCGGGCGATTACGCCGTCTCGCTGGCCGAGGACTACGGGATCGAGACGGGCGTCGACCTCTGGGCCGAGCGCACACGCGAGCGGTGGGCCGACCTCGAACCGCCCGAGGACGGGCCGCGAAGCGAACTCGAGTGGATCCGCGAACGGTACGGTCGGACGGACCCCGACGGGCGCGACGAGGACGGAGCGAACGATGCCGACACCGCCGACCTGGATCACGACACCGTCGGCGCGGTCGCCATCGACGGCGAGGACCTCGCTGCGGCGACCTCGACGGGCGGGCGCTGGCTCGCGCTCGCGGGCCGCGTCGGGGACGTCCCGCAGGTCGGCTCGGGGTTTTACTGCTGTCCGTCCGCGGCGGTGAGCGCGACCGGTGCCGGCGAGGACATCGCGCGCGTGACGCTCTCGCGGCGCGTTGCCGGGCACGTCGAACGCGGGCTCGACGCCGACGCCGCTGCGGAGTTAGGAATCGAGGAGTTCGCCGAACTCACCGGGTCGACCGCCGGCGTCATCGCGATCGACGCACGAGGGCAGCTCGGATCGGCATACAACAGCGACGGGATGCAGACGGCGCGGGCGACCGACCGATCGACGTGA
- the map gene encoding type II methionyl aminopeptidase yields the protein MAESEVDFESEKYEKLREAGEILSQVRAETADRVEVGASHLEIAEYAEDRIRELGGQPAFPVNISIDEEAAHATPSIDDESTFGEEMINLDIGVCIDGWLADTAITVDHSGNPELAEAPEQALEAAIDIIEPGVETGEIGAEIEDVIDGYGYNPVVNLTGHGLGHWEQHTTPTIPNRAVSQGTTLEVGDVVAIEPFATDGGGKVTEGASEEIFALEREGSVRNRQAREALEQITEEFRTLPFATRWLETSRPEMALRRLKRNDIVHGYPVLKEDDGCLVSQKEHTVIVTEDGCEVTTA from the coding sequence ATGGCCGAATCCGAGGTGGACTTCGAGTCCGAGAAGTACGAGAAGCTCCGCGAAGCCGGAGAGATCCTCTCGCAGGTGCGCGCAGAGACCGCAGACCGCGTCGAGGTCGGCGCGAGCCACCTCGAGATCGCCGAGTACGCCGAGGACCGTATCCGGGAACTGGGCGGGCAGCCGGCGTTTCCGGTCAACATCTCGATCGACGAGGAGGCCGCCCACGCGACCCCCTCGATCGACGACGAGTCGACGTTCGGCGAGGAGATGATCAACCTCGACATCGGCGTCTGCATCGACGGCTGGCTCGCCGACACCGCGATCACGGTCGATCACTCGGGGAACCCCGAGCTCGCCGAGGCGCCCGAACAGGCGCTGGAGGCGGCGATCGACATCATCGAGCCCGGCGTCGAGACCGGCGAGATCGGTGCCGAGATCGAGGACGTCATCGACGGCTACGGCTACAATCCGGTCGTCAACCTCACTGGACACGGGCTGGGCCACTGGGAGCAACACACCACGCCGACGATCCCGAACCGTGCGGTTTCCCAGGGGACGACGCTGGAAGTCGGTGACGTCGTCGCGATCGAGCCGTTCGCGACCGACGGCGGCGGGAAAGTCACCGAGGGTGCAAGCGAGGAGATCTTCGCTCTCGAACGGGAGGGGTCGGTCCGGAACCGGCAGGCCCGCGAGGCCCTAGAACAGATCACCGAGGAGTTCCGGACGCTGCCGTTCGCGACCCGCTGGCTCGAGACGAGCCGTCCGGAGATGGCGCTGCGCCGGCTCAAGCGAAACGATATCGTCCACGGCTATCCGGTGTTGAAGGAGGACGACGGCTGTCTGGTGAGCCAGAAAGAACACACGGTCATCGTCACCGAGGACGGCTGTGAAGTGACCACGGCCTAA
- a CDS encoding DUF7835 family putative zinc beta-ribbon protein produces the protein MATTDDSFNGLTEHCEDCDLETPHEVSVQLRTESRKEENAQFSREPYRVAECKRCGTRTSQRMNNA, from the coding sequence ATGGCAACGACAGACGACTCGTTTAACGGGCTGACCGAGCACTGCGAGGACTGCGACCTCGAGACGCCACACGAGGTGTCGGTCCAGCTCCGAACCGAGAGCCGCAAGGAGGAGAACGCGCAGTTCTCCCGGGAGCCCTACCGCGTCGCCGAGTGCAAGCGCTGTGGCACGCGGACGAGCCAGCGGATGAACAACGCCTAG
- a CDS encoding HIT family protein has product MRQVFAPWRIEWVRRDEENPDDTCVFCAFPEDDADRENLVVARSEHAFVLLNNYPYNPGHAMVIPYAHTGAYGELDDEQLLDHARLKQRTFDALETALGPDGFNAGLNLGDGAGGSIDDHLHTHVVPRWEGDTNFMPVIGDTSVIVEALEDTYDRVHEAFADQEGATVPEDGGAVLVE; this is encoded by the coding sequence ATGAGGCAAGTGTTCGCACCGTGGCGGATCGAGTGGGTCAGACGCGACGAGGAGAATCCCGACGACACCTGCGTGTTCTGTGCGTTCCCCGAGGACGACGCCGACCGGGAGAACCTGGTCGTCGCACGAAGCGAGCACGCGTTCGTCCTGCTGAACAACTACCCGTACAACCCCGGTCACGCGATGGTCATCCCCTACGCGCACACCGGAGCGTACGGCGAGCTCGACGACGAACAGCTGCTCGATCACGCCCGGCTGAAACAGCGCACTTTCGACGCCCTCGAGACGGCCCTCGGCCCGGACGGGTTCAACGCCGGGCTCAACCTCGGCGACGGCGCGGGCGGGTCGATCGACGATCACCTCCACACCCACGTCGTCCCGCGCTGGGAGGGCGACACCAACTTCATGCCGGTCATCGGCGACACCTCCGTGATTGTCGAGGCACTCGAAGACACCTACGACCGCGTTCACGAGGCCTTCGCCGACCAGGAGGGCGCCACGGTTCCCGAGGACGGGGGCGCCGTCCTCGTCGAGTGA
- a CDS encoding mechanosensitive ion channel family protein translates to MPELSSIEELLGAYLSLLDNFATFLVTFALIYVVGRFVVLPVLRLGLEYRETERTLREGIERVAAFGVVVAALVAGLSLAGLDFILERAAILVAAFTVALGFAAQNVVGNLVSGVFIVTDPTFNIGDWIRWNDKEGVIKDIRFRSTRVRTFDNEVIAVPNSELTANAVTNTVLNGRLRLTVPIQVDYGDDLETVVRILSEVAADRPDVLEHPEPVVRVTDLGETVEVVASMWIAEPDRATYGRIRSEYAREIVDRLEDAGIDLGRGGPQEIAGEIGVVSKSAAPDESAIDR, encoded by the coding sequence GTGCCCGAGCTGAGTTCGATCGAGGAGTTACTCGGCGCGTACCTCTCGCTGCTCGATAACTTCGCGACGTTTCTGGTGACGTTTGCGCTGATCTACGTCGTCGGACGGTTCGTCGTGCTGCCGGTTCTCCGGCTCGGACTGGAGTACCGGGAGACCGAGCGCACCCTTCGGGAGGGGATCGAGCGAGTCGCCGCGTTCGGCGTGGTCGTCGCCGCCCTGGTGGCGGGTCTCTCGCTGGCCGGCCTCGACTTCATCCTCGAGCGCGCCGCGATCCTCGTCGCTGCCTTCACCGTCGCGCTCGGGTTCGCGGCCCAGAACGTGGTCGGCAACCTCGTCAGCGGTGTCTTCATCGTCACCGATCCGACCTTCAACATCGGCGACTGGATTCGCTGGAACGACAAGGAGGGCGTGATCAAAGACATCAGATTCCGCTCGACGCGGGTTCGAACCTTCGACAACGAAGTGATCGCGGTGCCGAACTCCGAACTGACCGCGAACGCTGTCACGAATACCGTTCTCAACGGCCGGCTCCGGCTTACAGTTCCGATCCAGGTCGACTACGGCGACGACCTCGAGACCGTCGTTCGGATCCTCTCGGAGGTGGCGGCCGACAGACCCGACGTCCTCGAGCATCCGGAACCGGTCGTGCGGGTCACGGACCTCGGCGAGACCGTCGAGGTCGTCGCCTCGATGTGGATCGCCGAGCCCGACCGAGCCACCTACGGCCGTATCAGGTCGGAGTACGCCCGCGAGATCGTCGATCGACTCGAGGACGCCGGGATAGATCTCGGACGAGGGGGACCCCAGGAGATCGCGGGTGAGATCGGCGTCGTTTCGAAGTCGGCGGCTCCCGACGAGAGCGCGATCGATCGGTAA